Proteins from a genomic interval of Cupriavidus sp. WKF15:
- a CDS encoding thiolase family protein codes for MAGTSYVRGTGNTRFGRIEGSTPLTLMAQAADAALADSGLARADIDGVLCGYATTLPHLMLADRFCEYASLTPAYAHGVAAGGATGGVMAMLAHELVHAGRCRHVLVAAGENRLSGQSRDQSIQTLAQVGEPHAEVPNGASVPAYYALLASRYLHEAGVDADALSDFAVLMREHAASHPDAHLREPLSLADARAARAIATPLRLSDCCPISDGAVAVIVSAEPGPGTPVRIAGAGQAHRHQHLSAIDDVMQTGAADAARRAFAEAGGGVEGIDYLAIYDSFTITLVMLLEELGLAGRGQAHARLRAGDFGSDGALALNTHGGLLAFGHSGVAGGLMHLVEAARQLAGRAGARQAGTRRRALFHADGGVLSSHVSLVLEAMP; via the coding sequence ATGGCCGGGACAAGCTACGTTCGCGGCACCGGCAACACGCGCTTCGGCCGCATCGAGGGCAGCACGCCGCTGACGCTGATGGCGCAGGCCGCCGATGCCGCGCTGGCCGACAGCGGCCTGGCACGCGCCGACATCGACGGCGTGCTGTGCGGCTATGCCACCACGCTGCCGCACCTGATGCTGGCCGACCGCTTCTGCGAGTACGCCTCGCTCACGCCGGCCTATGCGCACGGCGTGGCTGCGGGCGGCGCCACCGGCGGCGTGATGGCGATGCTCGCGCACGAGCTGGTGCACGCCGGCCGCTGCCGCCACGTGCTGGTGGCGGCCGGTGAAAACCGGCTCAGCGGCCAGAGCCGCGACCAGTCGATCCAGACGCTGGCGCAGGTCGGCGAACCGCATGCCGAGGTGCCCAATGGCGCATCGGTGCCGGCCTACTACGCGCTGCTGGCCTCACGCTACCTGCATGAAGCCGGCGTGGATGCCGATGCGCTGTCGGACTTTGCCGTGCTGATGCGCGAGCACGCCGCCAGCCATCCGGATGCGCATCTGCGCGAACCGTTGTCGCTGGCCGATGCACGTGCAGCGCGTGCCATCGCCACGCCGCTGCGCCTGTCGGATTGCTGTCCGATCTCCGATGGCGCGGTCGCTGTGATCGTGTCGGCCGAGCCCGGCCCCGGCACGCCGGTGCGCATCGCCGGCGCGGGGCAGGCGCACCGGCACCAGCACCTGAGTGCGATCGACGACGTCATGCAGACTGGCGCCGCGGACGCCGCGCGGCGCGCGTTTGCCGAGGCGGGCGGCGGTGTGGAAGGCATCGATTACCTGGCGATCTACGACTCGTTCACCATCACGCTGGTCATGCTGCTGGAAGAACTCGGGCTGGCGGGACGCGGGCAGGCGCATGCGCGGCTGCGCGCCGGCGACTTCGGCTCCGACGGCGCGCTGGCGCTCAATACGCATGGCGGCTTGCTGGCCTTCGGGCACTCGGGCGTGGCCGGCGGCCTGATGCACCTGGTCGAAGCCGCGCGCCAGCTCGCGGGCCGTGCCGGCGCACGCCAGGCGGGCACACGCCGGCGCGCGCTGTTCCACGCCGATGGCGGTGTGCTGTCGTCCCACGTCAGCCTGGTGCTGGAGGCCATGCCATGA
- a CDS encoding aspartate aminotransferase family protein, which translates to MTTSTLPSSQDPDIRTDAAWLDAHWMPFTGNRKFKADPRMIVAASGAYYTDADGRKVFDGLSGLWCSGLGHGRQEITEAISRQAAQLDYAPAFQHGHPLSFTLANKLRDMTPAGLDYVFFTGSGSEAADTSLKMARAYWRAKGQAGKTRLIGREKGYHGVNFGGISVGGIAPNRKLFGQGIEADFLPHTQLAQNAFSRGLPPHGAELADRLLDLIALHDASTIAAVIVEPFSGSAGVVIPPAGYLARLREICTAHNILLIFDEVITGFGRVGATTAAEAFGVVPDIMNVAKQVTNGAQPLGAVIASKEIYDTFMQSGGPDYMLEFPHGYTYSAHPVACAAGIAALDVLQKEDMVGRVRALAPMFEESVHSLKGSKHVLDIRNYGLAAGLTIAHAPGEPGRRPYEIAQHCWKKGFYVRYGGDTIQLAPPFIADPREIDDLINALGEALNAVD; encoded by the coding sequence ATGACCACCTCGACGCTCCCATCTTCGCAAGACCCGGACATCCGCACCGATGCCGCCTGGCTCGATGCCCACTGGATGCCGTTCACGGGGAACCGCAAGTTCAAGGCTGACCCGCGCATGATCGTGGCGGCCAGCGGCGCCTATTACACCGATGCCGACGGGCGCAAGGTCTTCGACGGCTTGTCCGGCCTCTGGTGCTCGGGGCTGGGCCATGGGCGTCAGGAGATCACCGAGGCCATCAGCCGCCAGGCGGCGCAGCTCGACTACGCCCCGGCCTTCCAGCACGGGCACCCGCTGTCTTTCACGCTGGCCAACAAGCTGCGCGATATGACGCCGGCCGGGCTCGACTATGTGTTCTTCACCGGCTCAGGCTCCGAGGCGGCCGACACCTCGCTGAAAATGGCCCGCGCCTACTGGCGGGCCAAAGGTCAGGCCGGCAAGACCCGGCTGATCGGCCGCGAGAAGGGCTACCACGGCGTGAACTTCGGCGGCATCTCGGTAGGCGGCATCGCGCCGAACCGGAAGCTGTTCGGCCAGGGGATCGAAGCGGACTTCCTGCCCCATACGCAACTGGCGCAGAACGCGTTCTCGCGCGGCCTGCCGCCGCATGGCGCCGAGCTGGCCGACCGCCTGCTCGACCTGATCGCACTGCATGACGCCTCGACCATTGCCGCAGTGATCGTCGAGCCGTTCTCCGGATCGGCGGGCGTGGTGATCCCGCCGGCCGGCTATCTGGCGCGCCTGCGCGAGATCTGCACGGCCCACAACATCCTGCTGATCTTCGACGAGGTCATCACCGGCTTCGGCCGTGTCGGCGCGACCACCGCGGCGGAAGCGTTCGGCGTGGTGCCGGACATCATGAACGTGGCCAAGCAGGTTACCAACGGCGCGCAGCCGCTTGGCGCGGTGATCGCCAGCAAGGAGATCTACGACACCTTCATGCAGTCGGGCGGCCCCGACTACATGCTGGAGTTCCCGCACGGCTACACCTACTCCGCGCACCCGGTCGCCTGCGCCGCCGGCATCGCCGCGCTGGATGTACTGCAGAAGGAGGACATGGTCGGACGCGTGCGCGCGCTCGCGCCGATGTTCGAGGAAAGCGTGCACAGCCTGAAGGGCAGCAAGCATGTGCTGGACATCCGCAACTACGGCCTGGCCGCTGGCCTGACCATCGCGCACGCGCCCGGCGAACCGGGCCGCCGCCCTTACGAGATTGCCCAGCACTGCTGGAAGAAGGGCTTCTATGTGCGCTACGGCGGCGACACCATCCAGCTCGCGCCGCCGTTCATTGCCGACCCGCGCGAGATCGACGACCTGATTAATGCGCTGGGCGAAGCCCTGAACGCAGTCGACTGA
- a CDS encoding OB-fold domain-containing protein, translated as MTHPYTAGLDAGVVRYQCCDDCGAWQPLERHACRACGGVQLRWRDAVGLATVHAVTEISRAPDEAFRALAPYTLVLATLDEGPRVMGHAEPGVAIGDRVRAGFLRFGEGTLLRFRRE; from the coding sequence ATGACCCATCCCTACACCGCCGGCCTGGACGCCGGCGTGGTGCGCTACCAGTGCTGCGACGACTGCGGGGCATGGCAGCCGCTGGAGCGCCACGCGTGCCGCGCCTGCGGTGGCGTGCAACTACGCTGGCGCGATGCCGTCGGACTGGCGACAGTCCACGCCGTGACCGAGATCAGCCGTGCGCCGGACGAAGCTTTCCGCGCGCTCGCGCCCTACACGCTGGTGCTGGCCACGCTCGACGAAGGCCCGCGCGTGATGGGCCATGCCGAGCCCGGCGTGGCCATCGGCGACCGGGTGCGGGCGGGGTTCCTGCGCTTCGGCGAGGGCACGCTGCTGCGTTTCCGGCGCGAATAG
- a CDS encoding acetate--CoA ligase family protein, with protein MTAPLQPLLSPRSIAVIGASDNIHKIGGRPIHYMKTHGYAGTLYPVNPQRDAIQGLRAYPTLDALPEVPELAIIIVAGEAAVQAVHDCARLGVAAAIVIASGFGEAGPEGRRQQDEMVRAARAAGLRLVGPNSQGLANFGSGAIASFSTMFIEVPPQDGPVAVVSQSGGVAAMVYGLLRGQGIGVRHMHATGNQADVTVSELALAVAHDPGVRLVLLYLESLTDPEMLAEAARVARARNVPVVAVKAGRSQDGQRAAASHTGAIANEDRAVDAFLARHGIWRVDDAHALARCAPMYLRGWDAGGRRLVVISNSGASCVMAADAAQSFGLTLAPLSGTTRAALAERLPGFATTTNPVDVTAALLTNSALFGEVLPVVARDPSADLFLLDIPVSGMGYDVSRFARDAAAFADTAGKPIAVAAWQEPVAEAFREAGVPTYASGAEALSAFSQLVSHQQRLLQIAAEGEPPVPARHAQPIAAAGTTMSEAASLARLVAAGMPVVEHYVCHDVDAAVAAWQRIGAPVAVKASSPQVPHKSEHGLVALHCNDPEAVAGAFTAQTRKLQSMGVTCEGVVVARMARGQRECMIGAHWDPVFGAVLVVGDGGKYVEVLRDTAVLLAPCREADVERALAGLRIAPLLLGVRNEPAVDIAALCRLAVQVGELVHEAGGAIHSVDLNPVMANPDGVVVLDALLEVAEAPRQGR; from the coding sequence ATGACTGCCCCGCTCCAGCCCCTGCTCTCCCCTCGCTCGATTGCCGTGATCGGTGCCTCCGACAATATCCACAAGATCGGCGGCCGGCCCATCCACTACATGAAGACGCACGGCTACGCCGGTACCCTCTACCCCGTCAATCCGCAGCGCGATGCTATCCAGGGCCTGCGCGCCTACCCCACGCTGGATGCGCTGCCGGAAGTCCCGGAGCTGGCCATCATCATCGTGGCCGGCGAGGCCGCGGTGCAGGCCGTGCACGACTGCGCGCGGCTCGGCGTGGCGGCGGCCATCGTGATCGCCTCCGGTTTCGGCGAGGCGGGCCCGGAAGGCCGCCGCCAGCAGGACGAGATGGTGCGCGCCGCGCGCGCTGCCGGCCTGCGGCTGGTGGGCCCGAACAGCCAGGGCCTGGCCAACTTCGGCAGCGGCGCGATCGCCAGCTTCTCCACCATGTTCATCGAGGTGCCGCCGCAGGATGGTCCGGTGGCCGTGGTCAGCCAGAGCGGCGGCGTGGCGGCCATGGTCTACGGGCTGCTGCGCGGACAGGGCATCGGCGTGCGCCATATGCACGCCACCGGCAACCAGGCCGATGTCACGGTCAGCGAACTGGCGCTGGCCGTCGCGCATGATCCCGGCGTGCGGCTGGTACTGCTGTACCTGGAGAGCCTGACCGATCCCGAGATGCTGGCCGAAGCCGCGCGCGTGGCGCGGGCCCGCAACGTGCCGGTCGTGGCGGTCAAGGCGGGACGATCGCAGGACGGCCAGCGCGCCGCGGCCTCGCATACCGGCGCGATCGCCAACGAAGACCGCGCCGTCGATGCCTTCCTTGCCCGCCATGGCATCTGGCGCGTGGACGATGCGCACGCACTGGCGCGCTGCGCGCCAATGTACCTGCGTGGCTGGGATGCCGGCGGGCGCCGGCTGGTGGTGATAAGCAACTCGGGCGCAAGCTGCGTCATGGCGGCCGACGCGGCGCAGTCATTCGGACTGACGCTGGCGCCGCTGTCCGGCACTACCCGGGCCGCGCTCGCCGAACGCCTGCCCGGCTTTGCCACGACCACGAACCCGGTCGACGTCACCGCGGCGCTGCTCACCAACAGCGCACTGTTTGGCGAGGTGCTGCCCGTAGTGGCGCGGGACCCTTCGGCCGACCTTTTCCTGCTCGACATCCCGGTCTCCGGCATGGGCTACGACGTGTCGCGCTTCGCGCGCGACGCCGCGGCGTTTGCCGACACCGCGGGCAAGCCCATCGCGGTCGCGGCCTGGCAGGAGCCGGTGGCCGAGGCATTCCGCGAAGCCGGCGTACCGACCTACGCCAGCGGCGCCGAAGCGCTGTCGGCGTTCTCGCAACTGGTCTCGCACCAGCAACGCCTGCTGCAGATCGCCGCCGAAGGCGAGCCGCCGGTGCCGGCGCGCCACGCGCAGCCGATCGCTGCTGCAGGCACGACGATGAGCGAGGCCGCAAGTCTCGCCCGGCTGGTGGCGGCCGGCATGCCGGTGGTCGAGCACTACGTCTGCCATGACGTCGATGCCGCGGTGGCCGCCTGGCAACGCATCGGCGCGCCCGTGGCGGTCAAGGCAAGCTCCCCGCAGGTGCCGCACAAGAGCGAGCACGGGCTGGTGGCCCTGCATTGCAACGATCCGGAAGCGGTTGCCGGCGCCTTCACGGCCCAGACCCGCAAGCTGCAGTCGATGGGCGTGACGTGTGAAGGCGTCGTGGTCGCGCGCATGGCGCGCGGCCAGCGCGAATGCATGATCGGCGCGCATTGGGACCCGGTGTTCGGCGCGGTGCTGGTGGTCGGCGACGGCGGCAAGTATGTCGAGGTGCTGCGCGACACTGCCGTGCTGCTCGCCCCCTGCCGCGAGGCGGACGTAGAACGGGCGCTGGCCGGTCTGCGCATCGCCCCGCTGCTGCTGGGCGTGCGCAACGAGCCGGCCGTGGACATTGCAGCCCTGTGCCGGCTGGCCGTACAGGTGGGCGAACTGGTCCACGAGGCCGGTGGCGCCATTCACTCCGTCGACCTCAACCCGGTCATGGCGAACCCCGACGGTGTGGTGGTGTTGGATGCGCTGCTCGAGGTGGCGGAAGCCCCGCGTCAGGGCCGTTGA
- a CDS encoding tripartite tricarboxylate transporter substrate binding protein, producing the protein MAPKRSRLHALALLSCLALSATALPAAHAQTFPNKPIRLVVPYPPGGPTDIVARVVGQKLTDKLGQPLVVENRPGAGGNIGAEAVAKAAPDGYTLLVATTAHAINMTLFSKPGYDTRKDFAPVSMLTRGPLVLVTAPATPAGNVAELIALARSKPGQVTFASSGNGQSTHLAAELFNSMAGIHMTHVPYKGSAPALTDVMGGQATVMFDTMLSAMPFVRDGKLKALAITGATRSPAAPDTPTIAQAGLRGYEASAWNALLAPAGTPPAVLGTLNGALKAVLQDPDVRTRFASQGFAAEWTEPPATARFIGQEIDKWARVVKTSGATID; encoded by the coding sequence TTGGCACCGAAACGATCCCGGCTGCACGCGCTCGCCTTGCTTTCCTGTCTGGCCCTGTCCGCTACGGCCTTGCCGGCGGCGCACGCACAAACGTTCCCGAACAAGCCCATCCGGCTGGTGGTGCCCTATCCGCCCGGCGGTCCCACCGATATCGTCGCCCGCGTGGTCGGGCAGAAGCTGACCGACAAACTCGGCCAGCCGCTGGTGGTGGAGAACCGGCCGGGCGCCGGCGGCAATATCGGCGCCGAAGCCGTGGCCAAGGCCGCGCCGGACGGTTACACGCTGCTGGTCGCCACCACCGCGCACGCCATCAACATGACGCTGTTCAGCAAGCCCGGCTATGACACGCGCAAGGACTTCGCGCCGGTCAGCATGCTCACGCGCGGCCCGCTGGTGCTGGTGACCGCGCCAGCCACGCCGGCCGGCAACGTGGCCGAGCTGATCGCGCTGGCCAGGTCCAAACCGGGACAAGTCACCTTTGCCAGCTCCGGCAACGGCCAATCGACCCATCTCGCCGCGGAACTGTTCAACAGCATGGCTGGCATCCATATGACGCACGTGCCGTACAAGGGCAGCGCGCCCGCGCTGACCGATGTGATGGGCGGCCAGGCCACGGTGATGTTCGACACCATGCTGTCGGCCATGCCCTTCGTGCGTGACGGCAAGCTCAAGGCGCTCGCCATCACGGGCGCCACGCGCTCGCCGGCCGCGCCTGACACGCCGACTATCGCGCAGGCCGGCCTGCGCGGCTACGAGGCCAGCGCATGGAACGCACTGCTGGCCCCGGCCGGCACGCCGCCCGCGGTCCTCGGCACGCTCAACGGCGCACTCAAGGCCGTGCTGCAGGATCCGGACGTACGCACGCGCTTTGCCTCGCAGGGCTTCGCCGCCGAATGGACCGAGCCCCCCGCCACCGCCCGCTTCATCGGGCAGGAGATCGACAAGTGGGCCAGGGTCGTGAAGACCTCGGGCGCCACCATCGACTGA